A genomic stretch from Puntigrus tetrazona isolate hp1 chromosome 6, ASM1883169v1, whole genome shotgun sequence includes:
- the tns2b gene encoding tensin-2, protein MGCVFSKQHWVKERNPQPSDPPKTRDLTEDAEILSLTELGKMGSHSFKERNFRKKHHCVVCRQALDSNGMYCRECKTAVHKKCEEKVSVPCEVTSDPPPLQNQKTIPPSKDKMESVMEKLMGSHYDFDLTYITERIISVLYLSDLEEQRYSTNLKEVAAMLKSKHQNKFLLINLSEKRHDICKLNPKVEEFGWPDLHAPSLDKICAMCKTMENWLNSDPQNVVVLHCKGNKGKTGVIVAAYMHYSKISAGADQALSTVAMGKFCEDKISSSLQPSQNRYIYYFAGLLSGEIKMNSSPLFLHQIHIPALLNYQSGGYSPFLKIYQSLQLVYSSGKYNIQSPNSKMLCVNIEPALLLKGDILVKCYHRLSDVCKRECVFGVQFHTCSVHGSQLAFGKGELDHACTDDRFPADATVELLFSSAPQRRGGEVQGNEPGVSVDYGTADPIVRWDSYENFNLHHEDSVEDISHTRGPLDGSLYAQVKKRRAPGSSPSGCPTSIQSSTNSPSHSSSTPPIHLSIQPLSLSKDASCSSAPPKSLSPPLREKREKDEDRERHRETAILDDGDCSPVRPDRPVQSCYSRPFSHIHSFCDPDLTSPHALAQTLHPKHRTLPCSRTTSLPVRDLCVSQPDILWESGRCLHHPCPETIRHMYPYPTQETHIHSPLSHSQSSRSHTLPAQTRTFYSGEACPVFHCPALPQGHTHNPPSLTPNQSLVSSPYRELRYSTNPPTSCSCRDCSRLREDVALHSLRGRELEAHPWSREVEFGIRREGPVLWRDGRVESHWEGVQEAEYWRRKLAMPPVTLPYGHYHAVQKQDQPIYVSDAQPEHITPLSPFPSPQSSGYHSPHPPCPCSPQPFRGSPGYASISHSPNSSPITITPSPKRANHSNDSVEESQDGINDGHLKVLDADKNHIEALSPHEINRSGRTSGKQSSRWSNFPGSLITVVSAVSGAEGNMKKTPITDSTSNNTPINPPSSKAVESVQVQTHKTSQTHPRPLNTSIPESEQDKEEAPGSCCISTSTSTSPQPPLCSSERSSASEFPSSNLNSERQSMTTLTDGNEENRNSDLTASTPDLDGYITPSFPIASYGYPLLTVPHVPYTGYTEITIPTSLPQPPLPEKQRSSPLHNLIVSDCTGTSSLKSAGKSSTSSAQFHVSFSTTTNELPSTYKCKVTPSSGVEEPENRLSSKFVQDSSKYWYKPGISRDQAIAVLKDKETGCFLIRDSNSFQGAYGLALKVSTPPAHASNHGETGNPQEQLVRHFLIESGSKGVKIKGCQNETYFGSLSALVYQHSITPVSLPCVLRIPDRDLVGELQELQSGTNTSTAADLLKQGAACNVLYLNSVETESLTGPQAVSKATKCTLTQDPRPSPTVVHFKVSTQGITLTDNQRRLFFRRHYPIHSVTFSSVDPLDQRWIDADNTSCKMFGFVARRSGGLGNVCHLFAELDPEQPATAIVNFINKVMLGLQQLRK, encoded by the exons ATGGGTTGTGTCTTCAGCAAGCAGCACTGGGTTAAAGAGAGGAATCCCCAGCCCTCGGACCCCCCAAAAACACGAGACCTCACTGAGGATGCAGAGATTCTCAGCCTAACAGag ttGGGGAAAATGGGTTCGCACTCCTTCAAAGAGAGGAACTTCAGGAAGAAACACCACTGCGTTGTTTGCAGACAAGCCCTCGACAGCAATGGCATGTACTGCAGAG AGTGTAAAACTGCAGTTCATAAGAAATGCGAGGAAAAG GTCTCTGTGCCTTGTGAAGTTACCTCAGATCCA CCCCCACTTCAAAACCAGAAGACCATTCCGCCCAG TAAAGACAAAATGGAGAGTGTTATGGAGAAGTTGATGGGTAGTCATTATGACTTTGACCTGACCTACATAACTGAGCGTATCATCTCTGTCCTCTACCTGTCGGACTTGGAAGAACAACGTTACAGCACTAATCTTAAGGAAGTGGCAGCCATGTTAAAATCTAAACATCAAAACAAGTTCTTG CTTATAAATCTGTCAGAGAAACGCCATGACATCTGCAAGCTAAATCCAAAG gtTGAGGAGTTTGGGTGGCCTGATCTACATGCCCCGTCCCTTGATAAAATATGTGCTATGTGCAAAACCATGGAGAACTGGCTTAACTCTGACCCCCAGAATGTGGTTGTACTGCACTGCAAG GGCAACAAAGGAAAAACAGGGGTGATTGTGGCAGCTTACATGCATTATAGCAAGATATCAGCTGg gGCAGATCAGGCTCTCTCGACAGTTGCTATGGGGAAATTTTGTGAGGATAAAATCTCTTCCTCTCTCCAGCCATCTCAGAACAG gtatatatattattttgccgGACTCCTCTCAGGTGAAATAAAGATGAACAGCTCCCCTCTGTTCCTGCATCAAATTCATATTCCAGCTTTGCTCAACTACCAGTCAGGAG GTTACTCTCCCTTTCTGAAGATCTATCAGTCATTGCAGCTGGTCTATTCTTCAGGCAAATA TAATATTCAGAGCCCTAACAGTAAGATGCTGTGTGTGAATATTGAACCAGCTCTACTGCTAAAGGGAGACATCCTG GTGAAGTGTTATCACCGTCTCTCAgatgtgtgtaagagagagtgtgtgttcgGAGTCCAGTTTCACACCTGTAGTGTTCATGGGTCTCAGCTTGCTTTTGGCAAAGGAGAACTTGACCATGCTTGCACAG ATGACCGTTTCCCTGCAGATGCCACAGTGGAGTTGCTATTTTCTTCTGCCCCGCAAAGAAGAG GTGGAGAGGTACAGGGAAATGAACCAGGAGTATCTGTGGATTATGGCACTGCAGATCCAATTGTGCGTTGGGACTCGTATGAAAACTTTAATCTTCACCATGAGGATAGTGTTGAGG ATATTAGTCACACACGTGGGCCTTTGGATGGTAGTCTTTATGCTCAAGTGAAGAAACGTCGAGCACCAGGCTCCAGTCCCAGCGGATGTCCAACTTCTATCCAATCCTCCACAAATTCACCCAGTCATTCCTCCTCTACTCCTCCCATTCATCTCTCCATCCAGCCTCTCTCGCTCAGCAAAGATGCAAGTTGCTCCTCAGCACCACCCAAATCCCTCTCCCCACCTctaagagaaaagagagagaaggacgAAGACAGGGAAAGACACAGAGAAACCGCAATTCTTGATGATGGCGACTGCTCTCCCGTGAGACCAGATAGGCCAGTTCAGTCTTGTTATAGTCGCCCGTTTtcacacatacattcattttGTGATCCAGACCTGACCAGCCCTCACGCACTTGCACAAACTCTCCATCCTAAACACCGCACACTTCCCTGCAGCCGCACCACCTCATTGCCAGTCCGAGACTTGTGTGTATCCCAGCCTGATATTTTATGGGAGAGCGGGCGATGTCTGCACCATCCCTGCCCAGAAACCATTAGGCACATGTACCCATATCCCACTCAAGAAACCCACATTCATTCGCCACTTTCCCACTCACAGTCCTCCCGTTCCCACACACTTCCTGCACAGACACGTACATTCTACTCTGGGGAGGCATGTCCTGTGTTTCATTGCCCTGCCCTCCCTCAGGGCCACACCCATAACCCCCCATCCCTAACCCCTAATCAGTCACTGGTCTCTAGTCCATACCGAGAATTACGTTACAGCACGAATCCACCAACATCTTGCTCCTGCAGGGACTGTTCTCGCTTACGAGAGGATGTTGCCCTCCATTCTTTACGAGGTAGAGAATTAGAAGCTCATCCTTGGTCAAGAGAGGTGGAGTTTGGGATTAGAAGGGAGGGTCCTGTGCTCTGGAGAGATGGAAGGGTGGAGTCTCATTGGGAGGGCGTTCAAGAGGCTGAATACTGGCGGCGCAAATTAGCAATGCCACCAGTAACGTTACCATATGGACATTACCATGCTGTCCAAAAACAAGACCAACCCATATATGTTTCAGATGCCCAACCTGAACATATTACACCACTCAGTCCATTTCCCAGCCCCCAAAGCAGTGGCTATCACAGCCCTCATCCACCCTGTCCTTGCTCTCCACAACCATTCAGAGGAAGTCCAGGATATGCCTCAATCAGTCATTCCCCAAACTCCTCTCCCATTACTATTACTCCATCTCCAAAACGAGCCAATCACAGCAATGATTCAGTTGAAGAGAGTCAGGATGGGATTAATG atGGGCATCTTAAGGTTTTAGATGCtgataaaaatcacattgaGGCCCTTTCTCCTCAT GAGATCAATAGGAGTGGGAGAACCAGTGGCAAGCAAAGCTCCAGATGGTCAAACTTCCCTGGGTCTCTGATCACTGTTGTCTCGGCAGTTAGTGGAGCAGAGGGAAATATGAAGAAAACACCCATCACAGATTCTACATCTAACAACACTCCCATTAACCCACCATCATCCAAGGCTGTGGAGTCAGTGCAGGTACAAACACACAAGACATCCCAGACACACCCCAGACCTCTCAACACCAGCATCCCAGAATCAGAACAAGATAAAGAGGAGGCCCCGGGCTCATGTTGCATCTCAACTTCAACCTCAACAAGTCCTCAACCTCCTCTTTGTTCTTCAGAGAGAAGCTCTGCTTCTGAATTCCCTTCATCTAACTTAAATTCTGAAAGGCAAAGCATGACAACCCTGACCGACGGCAATGAGGAAAACCGCAACAGTGACCTGACTGCATCGACCCCTGATCTTGACGGTTACATCACACCCTCATTTCCTATAGCATCATATGGCTACCCTCTTCTGACGGTGCCTCATGTACCATATACAGGCTATACAGAGATCACCATCCCAACCTCCTTACCCCAACCTCCTCTCCCTGAAAAACAGCGCTCATCCCCCCTTCACAATCTGATTGTGTCTGATTGTACTGGCACTTCTTCATTAAAATCAGCTGGAAAGTCTTCTACTTCCTCTGCCCAGTTCCATGTGTCCTTCTCCACAACTACCAATGAATTGCCTTCCACATATAAATGCAAAGTAACCCCCTCTAGTGGCGTGGAGGAGCCAGAGAACCGCCTCAGCTCAAAATTTGTCCAAGATAGCTCCAAGTACTGGTACAAACCTGGCATCTCCAGAGACCAAG CCATCGCAGTATTAAAAGATAAGGAGACTGGCTGCTTCCTCATTAGGGATAGTAATTCATTTCAAGGCGCATATGGATTGGCCCTGAAAGTCAGCACACCTCCAGCCCACGCTAGTAACCATGGAGAGACGGGCAACCCACAGGAGCAGCTAGTTAGGCACTTCCTGATTGAGAGCGGTTCTAAAGGAGTGAAGATCAAAGgctgtcaaaatgaaacatattttg GCTCCCTCTCTGCTCTGGTGTATCAACACTCCATTACCCCTGTGTCTCTTCCTTGTGTTCTACGAATCCCAGACAGAG atctTGTAGGAGAATTGCAAGAGTTGCAAAGTGGAACTAATACCAGCACAGCTGCAGACCTATTAAAACAGGGGGCAG ctTGTAATGTTCTCTACCTAAACTCAGTGGAAACAGAATCTTTAACCGGCCCGCAAGCCGTCTCCAAAGCAACCAAGTGCACTTTGACCCAGGACCCTCGTCCTTCACCAACAGTCGTCCACTTCAAAGTGTCCACACAGGGCATCACCCTCACTGATAACCAGCGCAG aCTGTTTTTCAGACGACATTACCCTATTCACAGCGTGACTTTCAGCAGCGTGGATCCACTGGATCaaag GTGGATTGATGCTGATAACACTTCCTGCAA GATGTTTGGATTTGTCGCACGGCGCAGCGGTGGTTTGGGAAACGTGTGTCACCTGTTTGCAGAGCTGGACCCAGAGCAGCCAGCCACAGCCATTGTGAACTTCATCAATAAAGTCATGCTGGGACTTCAGCAGCTGCGAAAATGA